A DNA window from Armatimonadota bacterium contains the following coding sequences:
- a CDS encoding terminase family protein, producing MQRTDRIKVLACGRRWGKTDACAVSILQSFAESTPTKHLILAPTLEQTKFLFERIVELIPLAFPASSLKIKRSPHPQLEVQVTPDGEVHRLKARSGHLGYTLRGDEATNIVVDEAAYVPESLITEVAMPMLATTRGQLTLISTPRGKNHFYKFFRFGQTGEHGVWSKAAPTVESPFVSADFLSTQKELLSERVFRVEYLAEFMDTSGKVFPTDAVERCVKPRLNADPAPPYSIGIDWARFSDYTAIAVLSGSRDDAKLVQLVRFNGLAWSDQVQRVSAILEQYPGAKVLCDATGVGDPVLEMLRARNPHLRIEGLVFSQPKKQELIDNLAWMFERGAIQLTPYPDLLRELEYFEATTSPSGNVRLAAASGYHDDLVVALALAAKQCQCAYSGVIATSHPRQFSHQIESETL from the coding sequence TTGCAGCGGACGGACCGCATCAAGGTTCTCGCTTGCGGCCGGCGATGGGGCAAGACCGATGCGTGCGCCGTCTCGATTCTGCAATCGTTTGCCGAATCTACTCCGACGAAGCACCTTATTTTGGCACCAACGCTCGAGCAAACCAAGTTCCTGTTTGAGCGGATTGTCGAGTTGATCCCACTCGCCTTCCCTGCTTCATCCTTGAAGATAAAGCGCTCGCCGCACCCGCAGCTTGAAGTTCAAGTGACCCCGGACGGTGAGGTGCATCGGTTGAAAGCCCGATCAGGTCACCTTGGCTACACCCTTCGCGGCGACGAGGCCACCAACATTGTCGTGGACGAGGCCGCCTATGTGCCGGAAAGTCTGATCACGGAAGTCGCGATGCCGATGCTTGCGACCACCCGCGGGCAACTTACGCTCATCAGCACACCGCGAGGCAAAAACCATTTCTACAAGTTCTTTCGGTTTGGGCAGACCGGAGAACACGGAGTCTGGAGCAAGGCGGCCCCAACGGTCGAATCCCCATTCGTCAGCGCGGACTTTCTCTCAACTCAGAAAGAGCTTCTTTCTGAGCGAGTGTTCCGTGTCGAATACCTCGCGGAGTTCATGGATACGTCCGGAAAAGTCTTCCCGACTGATGCTGTTGAACGATGTGTCAAGCCTCGCCTGAACGCCGATCCTGCACCGCCGTACTCCATCGGAATTGACTGGGCGCGGTTCAGCGATTACACCGCGATTGCGGTTCTTTCTGGGTCTCGCGACGATGCGAAACTCGTTCAGCTTGTAAGGTTCAACGGCCTCGCCTGGAGCGATCAAGTCCAACGTGTGTCGGCGATTCTCGAGCAGTATCCAGGGGCAAAGGTGCTCTGCGATGCCACTGGAGTTGGCGATCCTGTGCTGGAGATGCTGCGCGCACGAAATCCGCATCTGCGCATCGAAGGGCTGGTCTTCAGCCAACCGAAGAAGCAGGAATTGATCGACAACCTCGCCTGGATGTTCGAACGTGGCGCGATTCAGCTCACGCCATACCCAGACCTCTTGCGAGAACTGGAGTATTTCGAAGCCACCACGTCCCCTTCCGGGAACGTTCGGTTGGCCGCCGCAAGTGGCTATCACGACGATCTTGTAGTGGCTCTCGCACTAGCCGCCAAGCAATGCCAATGCGCCTACAGCGGCGTCATCGCCACTTCCCACCCTCGCCAATTTTCGCATCAAATCGAATCAGAAACGCTATGA
- the ftsZ gene encoding cell division protein FtsZ: METVNNAIIKVIGVGGGGSNAVNRMIESGIQGVEFIAMNTDKQVLERSASKTKIQLGVNLTRGLGAGGNPEIGKSAAEESKNEIRKVVEGSDMVFITAGMGGGTGTGAAPVIADIAREMGALTVAVVTRPFAFEGPRRSKLAEQGITSLIGRVDTMITIPNDRLMSVVERKTTLTEAFRVADDVLRQGVQGISDIITIPGVVNVDFADVRAVMSNAGPALMGIGYGLGEHRAMQAAKAATSSPLLEQTIFGAKGLLVNITASEDLTLTEATEAMKSIAAMCDEEEANIYFGLVTDPTMESQVRITVLATGFNPYSSEGRKAAQATGTQTAAVQAAPAEAVVEEVIEDTNTSTTTDKAPATPASTARQGIWDRFQAATSEATSEPEPLFDESDIDIPAFLRQHKKTEN, translated from the coding sequence GTGGAAACAGTGAACAACGCAATCATCAAGGTCATCGGCGTGGGAGGCGGCGGCAGCAATGCGGTCAACCGCATGATCGAATCCGGCATCCAAGGTGTCGAATTCATCGCGATGAACACCGACAAACAAGTTTTGGAGCGAAGCGCTTCGAAGACCAAGATTCAGCTTGGTGTCAATTTGACACGCGGTCTGGGCGCAGGCGGAAATCCTGAGATCGGGAAGAGCGCAGCCGAAGAAAGCAAGAACGAAATTCGAAAGGTAGTCGAAGGTTCGGACATGGTCTTTATCACCGCTGGAATGGGCGGCGGTACTGGAACCGGTGCGGCACCCGTCATTGCGGACATCGCGCGAGAAATGGGTGCGCTCACAGTTGCTGTGGTGACTCGTCCGTTCGCATTCGAAGGTCCTCGACGCTCCAAGCTCGCCGAACAAGGAATCACCTCGTTGATCGGCCGGGTGGACACGATGATCACCATCCCCAACGACCGATTGATGAGCGTTGTTGAGAGGAAAACCACCCTCACCGAAGCGTTCCGAGTGGCAGACGATGTTTTGCGACAAGGCGTGCAAGGAATCAGCGACATCATCACCATTCCAGGTGTGGTGAACGTTGACTTCGCTGACGTTCGTGCGGTCATGAGCAACGCTGGTCCAGCATTGATGGGCATCGGCTATGGATTGGGCGAGCACCGCGCGATGCAAGCCGCGAAGGCCGCTACCAGCAGTCCGTTGCTGGAACAGACGATTTTTGGCGCGAAGGGATTGTTGGTCAACATTACCGCCAGCGAAGACCTGACATTGACCGAAGCCACAGAAGCGATGAAGTCCATCGCCGCGATGTGCGACGAAGAAGAAGCCAACATCTACTTCGGTTTGGTCACCGATCCGACCATGGAATCGCAGGTTCGAATCACCGTTCTCGCGACTGGATTCAATCCTTATTCCAGCGAAGGTCGAAAGGCTGCACAAGCCACCGGCACGCAGACTGCTGCTGTGCAGGCCGCCCCAGCGGAGGCTGTCGTTGAGGAAGTCATCGAGGACACGAACACCTCCACGACGACCGATAAGGCTCCTGCTACGCCAGCAAGTACTGCTCGGCAAGGCATCTGGGATCGGTTCCAAGCCGCAACTTCGGAAGCGACTTCGGAGCCAGAACCGCTTTTTGACGAGAGCGATATCGACATTCCAGCCTTTTTGAGACAACACAAAAAGACTGAAAACTAA
- a CDS encoding DUF935 family protein translates to MKLTLPFSKKVTKPTKSSTPQYSLTERRSLEYPGVTHGLPGSAYEEMELDPMIQTAITIKQQAVLAADYQIVPQSETPTAIRNAKFIESVFEQMEGSPRTILQSAMDAFVRGWSVQELIYTERDEQIVLTRCQPKDVSQFGLILDEFGQLLGLSFRSPDFEESSVPLGKFAVFINRPHTSRPKGRSDLDSAYPHFKTKQSLAKAWKAHLERYASPTLLGSYQRGLPEDEQRGFLASLKNLHDNTAIVYPDEIKIEALHGRESDNNAFLEAIEFHNREIARSILGQTLTTDEGRRVGSLALGKVHLQVLMLQITSLRKLLADSVMTEQIIRPLIELNFGPGEVPRFEFNSPELEAFTTGKL, encoded by the coding sequence ATGAAACTCACCTTACCTTTCTCCAAAAAAGTAACCAAACCAACGAAATCTTCCACCCCTCAATACTCTCTCACCGAGCGACGGAGCCTCGAATATCCGGGCGTCACCCATGGACTTCCAGGATCGGCATACGAGGAAATGGAACTTGATCCCATGATTCAGACGGCGATTACGATCAAGCAGCAAGCGGTCTTAGCCGCCGATTACCAGATCGTTCCGCAATCCGAAACTCCCACCGCGATCCGCAATGCCAAGTTCATCGAATCGGTGTTTGAGCAGATGGAAGGAAGCCCTCGCACGATTCTGCAATCGGCAATGGATGCCTTCGTTCGGGGCTGGTCGGTGCAAGAGTTGATCTACACCGAGCGAGACGAGCAAATCGTTCTGACGCGGTGCCAGCCCAAAGATGTGAGCCAATTCGGCCTCATCCTCGACGAATTCGGTCAGCTCTTGGGGCTTTCGTTCCGATCTCCAGACTTTGAAGAATCTTCGGTTCCGCTGGGCAAGTTTGCGGTGTTTATCAATCGACCGCACACTTCAAGGCCAAAAGGACGAAGCGATCTGGATTCGGCATACCCGCACTTCAAGACCAAGCAATCTCTCGCGAAAGCGTGGAAGGCTCATTTGGAGCGCTACGCCAGCCCGACGCTTCTTGGGTCGTATCAAAGAGGGCTACCTGAAGATGAACAGCGCGGATTCTTGGCCTCGCTGAAGAACCTTCACGATAACACCGCGATCGTGTATCCAGATGAAATCAAGATCGAAGCACTCCACGGCCGGGAGTCAGACAACAACGCCTTCTTGGAAGCGATCGAATTTCACAATCGAGAGATCGCACGCTCGATTCTAGGGCAGACTCTGACCACCGACGAAGGACGACGAGTGGGTTCGCTCGCGCTTGGCAAGGTCCATTTGCAAGTTTTGATGCTTCAAATCACCTCGCTTCGGAAACTTCTGGCAGATTCTGTGATGACGGAGCAGATCATCCGGCCACTGATTGAGTTGAATTTCGGCCCAGGAGAGGTACCGCGATTTGAATTCAATTCGCCAGAACTAGAAGCGTTCACGACCGGAAAACTCTAA
- a CDS encoding DUF881 domain-containing protein, translating into MSNPFVRKIEPNSPVFVLSALALVLGLMIGFAFVTQQARVSRLGAISPEKNGIFSGPSLEVQENYIKLQSEVNTLREQLAKYERAASREDSDAKLLQQSLQTYKIAAGLTELTGPGVTVTLKDTSQKDFEMPLQEGIIHDIDVLRVVNELNAAGAEAVAVNGQRVVAGTAIRCVGPVVHVNFVSCASPIRVMAIGDTKTLIGALGTPGGVIDDIKLTDPNMVSIEKVDKMTLPAYSGTTTKKLAVASEEGEKP; encoded by the coding sequence ATGAGTAATCCCTTCGTCCGAAAAATCGAGCCAAATTCTCCTGTTTTCGTGCTGAGTGCGCTTGCCTTGGTGCTGGGCCTTATGATCGGTTTTGCATTTGTGACCCAGCAAGCCCGCGTTTCTCGACTGGGCGCGATCTCGCCCGAGAAAAATGGAATTTTCTCTGGCCCGAGCCTCGAAGTACAGGAAAACTATATCAAGCTCCAGTCTGAGGTCAATACCCTTCGCGAGCAGCTCGCGAAGTATGAGCGCGCCGCCAGTAGAGAAGACAGCGACGCAAAGCTCCTTCAGCAAAGCTTGCAAACCTACAAGATTGCTGCCGGTCTAACCGAATTGACGGGTCCTGGTGTGACTGTAACGTTGAAGGACACCAGCCAAAAGGACTTTGAAATGCCGTTGCAAGAAGGCATCATCCACGACATTGACGTGCTTCGGGTGGTGAATGAACTCAATGCAGCTGGGGCCGAAGCCGTGGCGGTGAATGGTCAACGGGTGGTTGCTGGAACGGCGATCCGATGCGTGGGGCCAGTCGTCCATGTCAACTTTGTTTCCTGCGCCTCACCGATTCGGGTGATGGCGATCGGAGACACCAAGACCTTGATCGGTGCGCTCGGAACGCCTGGCGGCGTGATCGATGATATCAAGCTGACCGATCCAAACATGGTGAGCATCGAGAAGGTGGACAAAATGACCCTTCCGGCTTACAGTGGAACGACCACCAAGAAACTCGCGGTTGCGAGTGAAGAAGGGGAGAAGCCGTGA
- the ftsA gene encoding cell division protein FtsA — MDMTEHMVYALDIGSSKVALLAANLDENHQICVQEVAVVPNRGMSKGSVTDLEQCAMAVSEAARSLRTVPRPQEVILSVSGQHLQSMNVQGMVQIVPSGRAITSADVLAVIKHSRQVDIAADSEPIMVVPREFTVDGTSGIAKPIGLSASRLEVVTHLVLGNVAHLMNLEKVVQLAGLEVQQMVAEPVAAGLGLLRPEELEIGTAVINIGAQTTAVAIYSRGTIAYSAVIPVGSSSVTNDLVSLLKMTPEDAEQLKRKHGRALAPSKPDESTVEVRQIGQTQSRHMQRRVLFEIIESRMREIAKFAAQHIEKSGHKGLLPGGTYVTGGGALLPGTPQLFAQVMGDANVKLAAPRVEGPASIKASGAEWSTAVGMAAFALLEGDEEVVPASGMGRWKERIRTFFQMKV; from the coding sequence GTGGACATGACGGAACATATGGTTTACGCGCTCGATATTGGATCGAGCAAAGTGGCGCTTTTGGCTGCAAACTTGGATGAAAATCATCAGATTTGCGTTCAGGAAGTTGCGGTCGTGCCGAACCGAGGCATGAGCAAAGGCAGCGTGACTGATCTTGAGCAGTGCGCGATGGCAGTCTCGGAAGCGGCTCGTTCGCTCCGCACCGTCCCTCGGCCCCAAGAGGTGATTCTCAGCGTTTCTGGCCAGCACCTGCAAAGCATGAACGTACAAGGCATGGTGCAAATCGTGCCGAGCGGAAGAGCGATCACTAGCGCTGATGTTCTTGCCGTGATCAAGCACAGCCGGCAGGTCGACATCGCCGCTGACAGCGAACCGATCATGGTTGTTCCGCGGGAATTCACAGTCGATGGCACCAGCGGGATCGCCAAACCGATCGGACTTTCGGCATCTCGTCTGGAGGTGGTGACTCACCTTGTCCTCGGCAATGTGGCGCACTTGATGAACCTGGAGAAGGTCGTTCAACTTGCTGGCCTCGAAGTGCAACAGATGGTTGCTGAGCCAGTTGCTGCTGGCTTAGGATTGCTACGACCAGAAGAATTGGAAATCGGTACCGCCGTGATCAACATCGGCGCGCAAACGACCGCGGTTGCGATCTATAGCCGAGGCACCATCGCTTATTCGGCAGTGATTCCGGTGGGCAGTTCCAGTGTCACCAACGACTTGGTTTCTCTGCTCAAAATGACGCCGGAAGACGCTGAGCAGCTCAAGCGAAAGCACGGAAGAGCGTTGGCGCCATCCAAGCCAGACGAATCGACCGTCGAAGTCCGCCAAATTGGCCAAACTCAATCTCGACACATGCAGCGACGCGTGCTCTTTGAGATCATCGAGAGTCGGATGCGTGAGATTGCCAAATTTGCCGCGCAGCACATCGAAAAGAGCGGACACAAGGGTTTGCTGCCGGGAGGAACATACGTGACCGGAGGCGGCGCATTGCTTCCTGGAACACCGCAACTTTTTGCACAGGTTATGGGAGATGCCAATGTAAAGTTGGCGGCTCCAAGGGTGGAAGGCCCAGCATCGATCAAGGCAAGTGGTGCCGAATGGAGCACCGCAGTAGGAATGGCAGCCTTTGCGCTGCTTGAAGGCGACGAGGAAGTGGTGCCCGCAAGTGGCATGGGTAGATGGAAAGAGCGAATTCGCACTTTCTTTCAAATGAAAGTTTAG
- a CDS encoding small basic family protein, with protein sequence MILPFICLVLGVALGLLIGGPIRGDFGVYVGVACLAGMDAVCGGIRSQMEGKFDGKILVTGFFANIAIAYGLSWLGDRIGANIFLVCAFIFGQRIFTNLSVIRRMVLTKWELGRARREEGRNLG encoded by the coding sequence GTGATTCTCCCATTCATCTGCTTGGTTTTGGGTGTTGCGCTCGGATTGTTGATCGGAGGACCGATTCGCGGTGACTTCGGAGTCTACGTTGGCGTAGCATGCTTGGCTGGCATGGACGCGGTCTGTGGTGGAATTCGTAGCCAAATGGAGGGCAAGTTTGACGGTAAAATCTTGGTCACCGGTTTCTTTGCGAATATCGCCATTGCTTATGGGCTAAGCTGGTTAGGCGACCGCATTGGGGCAAACATCTTTTTAGTTTGCGCTTTCATTTTTGGACAGCGCATTTTTACAAACCTGAGCGTTATACGGCGAATGGTTTTGACGAAATGGGAACTCGGGCGTGCGCGCCGCGAGGAAGGAAGAAATTTAGGCTGA